In one window of Mercurialis annua linkage group LG4, ddMerAnnu1.2, whole genome shotgun sequence DNA:
- the LOC126677134 gene encoding probable DNA helicase MCM8 → MYGCNGESTTKFSNHSISMNNFSDMDIISAYFPSNDDFTVDELKLVLISKLINFFSIGDLASQVKEDSGAFFLPIDFQQFRKICDVDEFYAILEDKPKVALSCLAAALHKVLLTKLEDNVLNDGTKINIRLHNYPESMIALRNLKAAYIDKLVSVRGTVVKISTVRPLVVQMSFDCEKCKCNIVRVFPDGKFSPPTICNLNGCKSKAFRPIRSSAQAIDFQKIRIQELLRSEDHEEGRVPRTVECELTEDLVDACIPGDVVTVTGIIKTINNYVDIGGGKSKGRNQGFYYLYLEAVSIKNSKSQSTSCDLQDSGSNARATELSDLFSFSPRDLEFIVNFSEEYGSDVFRQLVQSICPSIYGHEHVKAGITLALFGGVRKHSMDQNKVPVRGDIHVIIVGDPGLGKSQLLQAAAAISPRGIYVCGNATTNAGLTVAVVKDSITSDYAFEAGAMVLADSGLCCIDEFDKMSAEHQALLEAMEQQCVSVAKAGLLASLSARTSVLAAANPVGGHYNRAKTVNENLKMKAALLSRFDLVFILLDKPDIVLDKQVSDHIMQLHAGYGEHAPAAKKLRIASQSNGGINIGVRSGSLISRLRLEPKKDVDFAPLPGPLLRKYIAYARTYIFPRMSRPAAEILQKFYLRLRDHNTSADSTPITARQLESLVRLAEARARLELREEITAQDAMDVVEIMKESLYDKYVDEHGMVDFGRSGGMSQQKEAKRFLSALNKQSELQQKDTFSISEIYSLADRIGLRVPDIDTFVDNLNSVGYLLKKGPKTFQVLTSSYTRSQSSRSRC, encoded by the exons ATGTATGGGTGTAATGGAGAGAGCACTACCAAATTCAGCAACCATTCTATTTCCATGAACAACTTCAGTGACATGGATATCATTAGCGCTTACTTTCCGTCCAACGATGATTTCACAGTCGACGAGCTCAAGCTCGTTCTCATTTCTAAACTCATCAATTTCTTCTCCATTGGAGATCTCGCTTCTCAG GTGAAGGAAGACAGTGGAGCCTTCTTTTTACCAATTGACTTTCAACAATTTCGAAAGATATGCGATGTTGATGAATTCTATGCAATTTTAGAAGATAAACCTAAAGTTGCTCTCTCTTGCTTGGCTGCTGCTCTTCATAAG GTGCTTTTGACCAAATTGGAGgacaacgttttaaatgatggCACCAAGATCAACATTCGTCTTCACAACTATCCTGAATCAATGATTGCTTTGAGAAACCTTAAAGCAGCATACATcg ATAAGCTTGTGTCTGTCAGGGGAACCGTGGTGAAAATTAGCACTGTTAGGCCTCTAGTAGTACAAATGAGTTTTGACTGTGAAAAATGCAAGTGTAATATCGTACGCGTGTTTCCTGATGGGAAATTTTCGCCACCAACTATTTGTAACTTGAATGGCTGCAAGAGTAAAGCATTTCGTCCCATTCGGTCTTCTGCCCAAGCCATAGATTTCCAGAAAATAAG GATACAGGAGTTACTGAGATCAGAAGATCACGAGGAAGGCCGGGTTCCTCGAACTGTGGAATGTGAACTGACTGAAGATCTTGTTGATGCATGTATTCCTGGAGATGTGGTGACTGTTACTGGaattataaaaacaatcaacaatTATGTAGATATTGGAGGAG GAAAATCAAAAGGCAGAAATCAAGGATTTTACTATTTGTATCTGGAGGCGGTTTCCATTAAAAATTCCAAATCACAGTCTACATCATGTGATTTGCAAGATTCCGGTTCTAATGCCAGAGCTACAGAACTCTCTGATCTGTTCTCATTTTCTCCTCGAGATCTGGAATTTATTGTTAACTTCTCGGAAGAATATGGTTCAGATGTCTTCCGGCAATTAGTTCAATCCATATGTCCTTCAATTTATGGACATGAACATGTTAAAG CGGGAATAACATTAGCCCTGTTTGGAGGTGTGCGCAAGCATTCAATGGATCAGAATAAGGTCCCTGTTAGAGGAGATATCCATGTCATAATTGTTG GTGATCCTGGATTAGGCAAGAGTCAATTACTGCAAGCAGCAGCTGCTATTTCTCCACGTGGCATTTATGTCTGTGGCAATGCTACGACCAATGCTGGTCTCACTGTAGCTGTAGTCAAGGACTCCATAACTAGTGATTATGCATTTGAGGCTG GTGCAATGGTGCTAGCAGACAGTGGTCTGTGTTGTATTGATGAATTTGATAAAATGTCCGCAGAACATCAG GCTCTTCTAGAAGCCATGGAGCAGCAATGTGTCTCTGTTGCAAAGGCTGGCCTGCTAGCAAGTTTGTCAGCACGAACTTCTGTTCTAGCAGCTGCAAACCCAGTTGGTGGTCATTATAA CCGAGCAAAGACGGTGAATGAGAACTTGAAAATGAAAGCTGCTCTTCTCTCtcgatttgatttggttttcatATTACTTGATAAACCTGATATAGTATTGGATAAACAAGTTTCGGACCACATTATGCAA CTTCATGCTGGCTATGGGGAACATGCACCGGCAGCCAAAAAGCTACGAATAG CATCACAGAGCAATGGGGGCATAAATATAGGTGTACGAAGTGGTTCCCTAATTTCAAGGCTGAGACTTGAACCAAAGAAGGATGTTGATTTTGCTCCTCTGCCTGGTCCACTTCTTCGAAAGTATATTGCTTATGCAAGAACTTATATCTTCCCAAG GATGTCAAGACCAGCAGCAGAAATCCTGCAGAAGTTCTATTTACGGCTTAGAGATCATAATACATCTGCTGATAGTACACCAATAACAGCAAGGCAACTGGAAAGTTTGGTGAGACTAGCTGAAGCTCGGGCTCGGCTAGAATTGAGAGAAGAAATAACAGCACAAGATGCAATG GATGTTGTTGAAATAATGAAAGAGTCCTTATATGATAAGTATGTTGATGAGCATGGTATGGTTGATTTTGGTCGGAGTGGAGGAATGAGTCAACAGAAAGAAGCAAAACGGTTTCTAAGTGCCCTCAATAAGCAGTCAGAATTGCAGCAGAAAGATACTTTTTCTATTTCT GAGATTTACAGTTTGGCAGATAGGATTGGTCTAAGAGTTCCGGATATTGACACTTTTGTGGACAACTTAAACAGTGTCGGTTATCTACTCAAGAAGGGACCAAAGACATTTCAG GTGCTAACATCATCTTATACGCGAAGTCAATCATCAAGGTCTAGGTGCTGA
- the LOC126677135 gene encoding pentatricopeptide repeat-containing protein At3g09650, chloroplastic, which yields MISPPFPSSSSSTSSPSPCPPPHSLTLHCSSVSSKPTRHFRLYATTNAPPSPDLSLTSVSSTAPASSATNTNDDQTLLSLLRQRQTEKAWNFYSQLPHLPNPTCLSRLVSQLSYQNTPLSLSRAQSILTRLRHERQLHRLDANSLGLLAVSATKSGQLPYAVSLINSMLRSGYLPHVKAWSAVLSRLASSPDDGPRQAIKLFHSILRRVRRFSEVAVVADTTPDTAAFNNVLNACANLGDGKMFLQLFDEMSELGVKPDILTYNIMIKLCARCDRKDLLVFVLERVIEKKIPLCMTTLHSLVAAYVGFGDLDMVEKMVQAMREGRRDLCKILREANMEDLSQYEELVIENNKRLNQSRNNMYVFDKLLPNSIEARNSEPPLLPKVYAPDSRIYTTLMKGYMNQGRISDTIRMLEAMRRQDDNKSHPDHVAYTTVISALVKAGSMDRARQVLAEMTRIGVPANRITYNILIKGHCKYLQIDKAKELLKEMANDAEIEPDVVSYNTLMDGCIQAGDSAGALAVFNEMREKGIAPSKISYTTLMKAFALSGQPKLADQVFNEMFKDQRVKVDLIAWNMLVESYCKLGLVEEAKKRIQKMKESGFYPNVSTYGSLANAIALARKPGEALILWQEVKERLMKQKDGENSNSNSPLPPELKPDESLLDTLADICLRAAFFQKALEIVACMEENGIPPNKTKYKKIYVEMHSTMFTSKHASQARVDRRKERKRAAEAFKFWLGLPNSYYGSDWGQTY from the coding sequence ATGATTAGCCCACCTTTTCCCTCTTCTTCCTCCTCTACTTCTTCTCCATCTCCATGCCCACCTCCCCACTCCCTCACTCTCCACTGCTCCTCCGTCTCTTCCAAACCCACTCGCCACTTCCGCCTCTACGCCACTACTAACGCCCCACCATCCCCTGACCTCTCTTTAACCTCCGTTTCTTCTACTGCCCCCGCTTCTTCCGCTACTAACACTAACGATGATCAAACTCTATTATCTCTCCTCCGCCAGAGACAAACTGAAAAAGCTTGGAACTTTTACTCTCAATTACCTCATCTTCCTAACCCCACTTGCCTCAGCCGCTTAGTCTCTCAACTCTCTTATCAAAACACACCTCTCAGCCTCTCACGCGCTCAGTCCATTCTCACGCGCCTCCGCCACGAGCGCCAGCTCCACCGTCTAGACGCTAATTCTCTCGGTCTTCTTGCTGTCTCCGCCACCAAATCTGGCCAGCTACCCTATGCTGTTTCGTTAATAAACTCCATGCTCCGTTCTGGGTATCTACCTCATGTTAAAGCTTGGTCAGCTGTGCTCAGCCGCCTTGCTTCTTCTCCTGACGACGGCCCCCGACAAGCTATCAAGCTCTTTCATTCAATTCTCCGCCGTGTACGCCGCTTCTCTGAGGTGGCAGTGGTGGCTGATACCACTCCTGACACTGCTGCTTTTAATAATGTTCTCAATGCTTGTGCTAATTTAGGTGATGGGAAAATGTTCCTGCAGCTGTTCGATGAAATGTCTGAGTTAGGAGTTAAGCCCGATATTTTGacgtataatattatgattaaattgTGTGCGAGATGTGATCGAAAGGATTTGCTTGTGTTTGTTTTAGAAAGGGTGATTGAGAAGAAAATTCCTTTGTGTATGACCACTTTGCATTCTCTTGTTGCTGCATATGTCGGGTTTGGCGATCTCGACATGGTGGAGAAAATGGTTCAGGCAATGAGAGAAGGAAGAAGAGATCTCTGTAAGATACTTAGAGAGGCCAATATGGAGGATTTGAGTCAATATGAGGAACTTGTAATTGAGAATAATAAGAGATTGAATCAAAGTAGGAACAATATGTATGTGTTTGACAAGTTGCTTCCGAATTCTATTGAAGCTCGTAATTCTGAGCCACCGCTGTTGCCTAAGGTTTATGCACCCGACTCTAGAATTTACACTACATTAATGAAGGGTTATATGAATCAAGGCCGCATAAGTGACACTATAAGAATGCTCGAGGCAATGAGGCGCCAGGATGATAATAAGAGTCATCCTGACCATGTAGCGTATACTACGGTTATTTCTGCTCTTGTTAAGGCAGGTTCTATGGACCGTGCTCGTCAGGTACTAGCTGAAATGACAAGAATTGGTGTGCCTGCTAATCGGATCACGTATAATATTCTGATCAAGGGCCATTGCAAGTATCTTCAGATCGATAAAGCTAAGGAGTTACTTAAAGAAATGGCTAATGATGCTGAGATTGAACCCGATGTGGTTTCATATAATACTCTGATGGATGGGTGTATACAGGCTGGTGATAGTGCAGGGGCTCTTGCGGTTTTCAACGAGATGCGAGAGAAAGGAATTGCTCCGAGTAAGATAAGTTACACTACTTTGATGAAAGCATTTGCCTTGTCAGGTCAACCGAAGTTGGCTGATCAGGTATTCAACGAGATGTTCAAAGATCAGCGAGTGAAAGTTGATTTGATTGCGTGGAATATGCTTGTTGAGTCATACTGTAAACTGGGATTGGTTGAAGAAGCAAAGAAAAGAATCCAGAAAATGAAGGAGAGTGGGTTCTACCCGAATGTATCTACATATGGAAGTCTAGCAAATGCAATAGCATTGGCTAGAAAACCAGGGGAAGCACTTATATTATGGCAGGAAGTGAAGGAGAGGCTGATGAAGCAAAAAGATGGGGAaaattctaattccaattcaCCTTTACCGCCGGAGTTGAAACCCGACGAGAGCTTGCTTGATACCCTGGCTGATATTTGTTTGAGGGCTGCTTTCTTCCAGAAGGCACTGGAAATAGTGGCGTGTATGGAAGAAAATGGAATACCGCCGAATAAGACTAAGTATAAGAAAATATATGTAGAAATGCATTCTACGATGTTTACTAGTAAACATGCCTCACAAGCTAGGGTCGACAGGAGAAAAGAGCGGAAAAGAGCAGCTGAGGCTTTCAAATTTTGGTTAGGCTTGCCAAATTCTTATTATGGGAGTGACTGGGGTCAGACCTACTGA